In the genome of Vicia villosa cultivar HV-30 ecotype Madison, WI linkage group LG7, Vvil1.0, whole genome shotgun sequence, one region contains:
- the LOC131618954 gene encoding uncharacterized protein LOC131618954, translated as MKKFLLERGLRPRSDFAKAAGIETPATLDEFFLKAQAYIQYEEKEAAHAIRNSRQEESSKNGRQDDFRRGTDKKKDDKGRDPKDYKAPAGKFREYTPLNASRERILNECANAEFQTGKVCFPKTMPARPKMDKSKFCRFHKDHGHNTEDCIHLKDAIEILIREGHLKQYAKKQEAAKEAKPITEEKPTEDTPAMQVATSITRPEDFYLPDWVKSANAPSPHSSWEMFPSAMVISGGGFSKLTVGSVKPEFDKLLSTSSSKAAALHQAIGSPSSISFYKEELLGGAPNATIPLLIRAQMANFDVRCILVDQGSSVDIMYSQLLKTLQLNDNHLTPYVGSDLQGFNGTVTKPWGFVKLIVSIGSAETARAIKVQFLVIDCPSIYQCILGRPTLDELIAVPSTVHLKLKYYTIKGHVTTLNGDIKVARRCFEASVKCLSSIETDTQDNAATIAIPEPNLPIPHIDTVDLDSRFLKEPEQGTHSGTSEEGLWPIPDGDFELVALGEDPTRGVKIGADLPELAKIQLKACLRENADLFA; from the coding sequence ATGAAGAAATTCTTGCTCGAGCGAGGCCTCCGACCACGCTCAGACTTCGCCAAAGCCGCCGGGATCGAAACACCGGCCACTCTGGACGAGTTCTTCCTCAAAGCCCAGGCATACATACAATATGAGGAAAAGGAGGCCGCTCATGCAATACGTAACTCCAGGCAGGAAGAAAGCAGTAAAAATGGTCGCCAAGACGATTTCCGTCGGGGAACGGACAAAAAGAAAGACGACAAGGGCCGAGATCCCAAGGACTATAAGGCCCCAGCCGGGAAGTTCCGAGAGTACACCCCGCTCAATGCTTCGAGGGAACGCATCTTAAATGAATGCGCGAACGCCGAATTTCAGACGGGCAAGGTATGCTTCCCTAAGACCATGCCTGCGCGACCGAAGATGGATAAATCGAAGTTCTGCCGATTCCACAAAGACCATGGGCATAACACTGAGGACTGCATCCACCTAAAGGATGCCATAGAAATATTAATCCGGGAGGGACACCTCAAGCAATACGCGAAGAAGCAAGAGGCCGCCAAAGAAGCCAAACCGATCACCGAGGAAAAGCCGACGGAGGATACGCCCGCCATGCAAGTAGCCACGAGCATCACCAGGCCGGAAGACTTTTACCTCCCCGATTGGGTCAAATCGGCGAACGCCCCCTCTCCTCACAGCTCATGGGAAATGTTCCCCTCCGCCATGGTCATATCCGGCGGGGGATTCAGCAAACTCACCGTCGGATCCGTAAAACCAGAATTCGACAAGCTACTCTCAACCAGTTCGAGCAAAGCCGCTGCTCTCCACCAAGCGATAGGCAGCCCATCCTCTATATCTTTCTACAAAGAGGAACTGCTCGGTGGAGCGCCCAACGCGACCATCCCCCTCCTCATTCGGGCTCAGATGGCCAATTTTGACGTGCGATGCATCCTAGTCGATCAAGGGAGTTCggtggacatcatgtactcccaactgTTGAAAACACTTCAACTCAACGACAACCACCTTACCCCCTATGTGGGATCAGACCTACAAGGCTTCAACGGCACCGTGACGAAACCATGGGGGTTCGTCAAGCTCATCGTTTCCATCGGATCGGCGGAAACCGCCAGGGCCATCAAAGTCCAATTCCTGGTCATCGACTGCCCTTCGATCTACCAGTGCATCCTAGGACGCCCGACCCTGGACGAACTGATCGCGGTCCCCTCGACCGTGCATCTCAAACTCAAGTACTACACAATAAAAGGACATGTCACGACACTCAACGGCGACATCAAAGTAGCCAGAAGGTGCTTCGAAGCCTCCGTCAAATGCCTAAGTTCGATAGAAACAGACACTCAAGACAATGCAGCGACCATCGCCATCCCCGAGCCCAACCTACCAATCCCGCACATCGACACTGTCGACCTAGACAGCCGCTTCCTTAAAGAACCCGAGCAGGGCACCCACTCGGGGACATCTGAGGAGGGCCTCTGGCCAATTCcagacggagatttcgagctcgTAGCCCTCGGGGAAGATCCGACCAGAGGAGTCAAGATCGGAGCAGACCTACCGGAACTCGCCAAAATACAACTCAAAGCTTGCCTCCGCGAGAACGCTGACCTGTTCGCCTGA